In one window of Cytophagia bacterium CHB2 DNA:
- a CDS encoding T9SS type A sorting domain-containing protein: MSKALQLLVTAFVCLALGRQTFGQSGFTWQNQSLGGGGFCQEIRFDPYHLIGNPLSTPHLYLATDVSGLFRSSDLGDSWERIWDPAASTEADVPDANLTTIAFNVPNTRIIIGSGEGIHYGSAAGGNWLAANMPERSDPGFAAMKAEDGRYPWIGIIREYPLNTNFMLAGIGDLREKPVTRFGLGTLLRSSDGGQNWDAVTIDGADPDEIVYDIDYATCSDNNAIHVFVTTGFAKTDKDAPFAYKGGVYYSNNMFTPAFGSGEQVNFVKITTNPGGNPIKNPVSLVSLHNSAAPNPNQAGSTFHAWVTSYTDKNVDGGGVYRALTNLAALSDLLAESPQSQATSPNQPNWVMKHAGRRLGRLAAKSSCTRTAFELFLGKELELRIYLAVTNNTLAGGTNVFREIVSPDLASPFGTNDVGYRELDSEGNSPLKFGSLDINPEDPHAHPTVYGCWGYGPLKAPGGGAGEAQGPGDGTFPLFQFDSPRYYQQIFTAKAGTDANGDDAYVSRGMDEVFFNGQQAVFKPDNANVVLVGCGDNGLLRTTNINDNPVKWSQRRLATSQWYQDGNGNTLNQFIYHLAFHPQNANTVIASAGTRNLRPNEVGQGGLLKNTLAGAGGPEDWEIIAGGPNSPFKGLPDAMIQAFVFDVKDDSRGVFVAARNRGIYYARINTNGTLDPTFNSGDFVQITDPELTNLIPANIGRHHNYSRLAFDPDVNTDYLYVARHWPSGGVFRLELKNNRANFDPTDCIERVDEVIRGRYTGSTEPNDFTGDKNVATDVINLLVTSTHVWAGVTSGHLPTAKDSPGENYTGGLIRWTKPTPPTPNNPNIWVIGGENKLPSNDPTSMTMAIGGLAEDPISSSIIAVTYRFSLRENNSADSDNPKLKGEDNYKLMNLWEITENGQQLQVTRLSNSITQHQWPDAVTMAFFPNNPDKIIMPTHGNGVWIGTYNGPPRKVAMPAESAQSDPRLPERFALHHNYPNPFNPTTMIKYDLPKAGQISITIFDMLGRKVRTLVNEQQEAGYHAVTWDGKNDEGAFAGSGLYFCRMHANSLTYVRKLTLLR; the protein is encoded by the coding sequence AGCCGATGTTCCCGATGCCAACCTCACCACCATAGCTTTCAACGTGCCAAATACGAGGATCATTATTGGAAGCGGGGAAGGCATTCATTACGGTTCAGCAGCCGGCGGTAATTGGCTGGCAGCCAACATGCCTGAGCGCAGTGACCCAGGCTTTGCCGCAATGAAAGCCGAAGACGGCCGCTACCCTTGGATCGGCATCATCAGAGAATATCCCTTGAACACGAATTTCATGCTGGCGGGCATCGGTGATCTGCGCGAAAAACCGGTGACGCGGTTTGGCCTGGGAACTCTGTTGCGCTCCAGCGACGGCGGGCAAAACTGGGATGCCGTCACCATTGATGGCGCTGATCCAGACGAGATTGTTTATGATATTGATTACGCCACCTGCTCTGACAACAATGCTATTCATGTTTTTGTGACCACCGGCTTTGCCAAAACAGACAAAGATGCTCCTTTCGCATATAAAGGCGGCGTTTATTACAGCAACAACATGTTTACACCCGCGTTTGGAAGCGGCGAACAGGTGAATTTCGTTAAGATTACAACCAATCCCGGCGGCAATCCGATCAAGAATCCTGTTAGCCTGGTTTCGCTCCACAACAGTGCCGCGCCAAATCCCAATCAAGCTGGCTCGACATTTCATGCCTGGGTCACCAGTTACACCGACAAAAATGTCGACGGCGGAGGCGTTTATCGCGCCCTTACCAATCTGGCTGCGCTGAGTGATTTGTTGGCAGAATCGCCACAGAGTCAAGCAACTTCGCCCAATCAACCCAACTGGGTTATGAAACATGCCGGTCGGCGGCTCGGGCGCCTTGCCGCAAAGTCAAGTTGCACGCGCACGGCTTTCGAGCTATTCTTGGGCAAGGAATTGGAGCTGCGCATTTACTTGGCGGTGACAAACAATACCCTTGCCGGTGGAACCAATGTCTTTCGTGAAATCGTCTCGCCCGATCTGGCTTCTCCGTTTGGAACGAATGATGTGGGATATCGTGAGCTTGACAGTGAGGGCAATAGCCCGCTCAAATTCGGCAGCCTCGATATCAATCCCGAAGATCCGCATGCGCATCCCACGGTTTACGGGTGCTGGGGCTATGGCCCGCTCAAAGCTCCGGGCGGCGGCGCTGGGGAAGCGCAGGGGCCGGGAGATGGAACCTTCCCGCTTTTTCAGTTTGATTCACCCCGCTACTATCAGCAAATTTTTACGGCCAAAGCCGGTACAGATGCGAACGGCGACGATGCCTATGTCAGCCGCGGCATGGATGAAGTCTTTTTCAACGGCCAGCAGGCAGTGTTCAAGCCGGATAATGCCAATGTCGTGCTGGTTGGTTGCGGCGATAACGGCCTGTTGCGCACCACGAACATCAACGATAATCCCGTGAAATGGTCGCAGCGCCGGCTGGCAACTTCGCAGTGGTATCAAGACGGCAACGGCAACACGTTGAACCAGTTCATTTATCATCTCGCTTTTCACCCGCAGAATGCCAACACCGTGATCGCTTCTGCCGGCACGCGCAATCTTCGGCCAAACGAGGTGGGCCAAGGCGGCTTGCTCAAAAACACTCTCGCCGGCGCCGGCGGCCCGGAAGATTGGGAGATCATTGCCGGCGGGCCGAACAGCCCATTTAAGGGCCTGCCGGATGCGATGATTCAGGCGTTTGTATTCGATGTGAAGGATGATAGCAGAGGGGTGTTTGTTGCCGCACGCAATCGCGGAATTTATTATGCCCGGATCAATACGAACGGCACGCTGGATCCCACGTTCAACTCTGGTGATTTTGTACAAATCACTGATCCTGAGCTCACCAATCTCATTCCTGCAAACATTGGCCGGCATCACAATTACTCGCGCTTGGCGTTTGATCCTGATGTTAATACGGATTATCTCTACGTTGCCCGGCACTGGCCGAGTGGAGGGGTATTTCGTCTTGAGCTCAAGAATAATCGTGCCAATTTCGACCCGACAGATTGCATTGAGCGTGTGGACGAGGTCATTAGAGGAAGATATACCGGCAGTACTGAACCAAATGACTTCACGGGTGACAAAAACGTCGCCACTGATGTGATTAATCTGTTGGTCACCTCGACTCATGTATGGGCCGGCGTAACATCAGGACATTTGCCAACAGCCAAGGACAGCCCAGGAGAGAACTATACGGGAGGTTTGATTCGATGGACAAAACCAACCCCACCAACCCCAAACAATCCGAACATATGGGTTATTGGTGGAGAAAACAAGCTCCCTTCCAATGACCCGACAAGCATGACAATGGCTATTGGCGGCCTGGCAGAAGATCCCATTAGCTCAAGTATCATTGCGGTAACATATCGCTTCAGTCTGCGCGAAAACAACAGCGCCGATTCTGACAATCCCAAATTGAAAGGTGAAGACAATTACAAACTCATGAACCTCTGGGAGATTACAGAGAATGGTCAGCAGCTTCAAGTAACCAGGTTATCAAATAGTATCACCCAGCACCAATGGCCGGATGCTGTGACGATGGCATTTTTTCCGAACAACCCCGATAAAATCATCATGCCCACGCATGGCAACGGCGTTTGGATTGGAACATATAATGGTCCGCCGCGCAAGGTGGCCATGCCTGCCGAGTCGGCCCAGAGCGATCCTCGCTTGCCTGAGCGGTTTGCGTTGCACCACAATTATCCGAATCCATTCAATCCGACTACCATGATCAAGTATGATCTGCCGAAGGCGGGACAGATAAGCATTACCATATTCGACATGCTCGGTCGCAAGGTACGGACGCTGGTGAATGAGCAGCAAGAAGCAGGCTATCATGCCGTTACCTGGGACGGCAAAAACGATGAAGGCGCTTTCGCCGGATCCGGACTTTATTTTTGTCGCATGCACGCAAATAGCCTCACCTATGTGAGAAAGCTAACCCTATTGCGATGA